In Halanaeroarchaeum sp. HSR-CO, one DNA window encodes the following:
- the mre11 gene encoding DNA double-strand break repair protein Mre11 gives MSRVIHTGDTHIGYRQYHSPVRRQDYLDAFRQVVEDAVAEEVDAVVHAGDLFDDRRPDLPDLLETISILRDLDRADIPFLAIVGNHEDARRGQWLDLFETLDLAIHLDEDGTVVGDTTFYGLDYVPESRRDRLEYDFAPAETEHAALVGHGLFAPFPHGDWDLETVLESATVEFDAVLLGDDHTPETKTLDGVWATYCGSTERTSASERADRGYNLVTFDGGVNITRRGLETREFVFLDLTLAESEGGALVRERIREANVEDAVVVVTIEGDGGDVTPADIEQFGQDRGALVTRVNDRREFDDEADIEVSFADPDDAVRERIREMGLSDAARTIDDTVRDADVADANVRDRVKSRVESLLDEPDAFETASADPSPADHEEDSSEDGHDVPLEEAGNGDVDTARGDLSEANDGSVAEDSAVAVDSSESTGESGQTDGESADEEPAEEGPADAESAEESSADQKSADHGLGEDDSADESDHQPTTMEDFL, from the coding sequence ATGAGCAGGGTCATCCACACGGGAGACACCCACATCGGCTACCGGCAGTATCACTCTCCCGTGCGTCGGCAGGACTATCTCGACGCGTTTCGGCAGGTCGTCGAGGACGCCGTCGCGGAGGAGGTCGATGCGGTCGTCCACGCCGGGGACCTGTTCGACGACCGCCGCCCCGACCTCCCTGATCTCCTCGAGACCATCTCGATTCTCCGCGACCTCGACCGCGCCGACATCCCGTTTCTCGCCATCGTCGGCAATCACGAAGACGCCCGCCGCGGTCAGTGGCTCGACCTCTTCGAGACCCTGGATCTGGCCATCCACCTGGACGAGGACGGGACGGTCGTCGGTGATACCACCTTCTACGGACTGGATTACGTCCCCGAATCGCGACGCGACAGACTCGAGTACGATTTTGCGCCGGCCGAGACGGAGCACGCGGCACTCGTGGGCCACGGACTGTTCGCCCCGTTTCCACACGGCGACTGGGACCTCGAGACCGTTCTCGAATCCGCGACCGTCGAGTTCGACGCCGTTTTGCTGGGTGACGATCACACGCCCGAGACGAAGACCCTCGATGGCGTCTGGGCCACCTACTGTGGCTCGACCGAGCGGACGAGCGCCTCGGAGCGGGCGGACCGAGGATACAATCTCGTGACCTTCGACGGGGGCGTAAACATCACCCGCCGGGGCCTCGAAACGCGAGAATTCGTCTTTCTGGATCTGACACTGGCCGAATCCGAGGGTGGGGCGCTCGTTCGCGAGCGCATCCGCGAAGCGAACGTCGAGGACGCCGTGGTCGTCGTGACCATCGAGGGCGACGGCGGGGACGTGACCCCGGCCGACATCGAGCAGTTCGGACAGGATCGGGGGGCGCTCGTGACCCGGGTCAACGACCGCCGTGAGTTCGACGACGAGGCCGACATCGAGGTGTCCTTCGCCGACCCGGACGACGCGGTCCGGGAAAGGATCCGGGAGATGGGTCTCAGCGATGCCGCGAGAACCATCGACGACACCGTCCGCGATGCCGACGTGGCGGACGCGAACGTGAGAGATCGGGTCAAATCCAGGGTCGAATCGCTGCTCGACGAACCAGACGCCTTCGAGACGGCGTCCGCGGACCCGTCACCGGCTGACCACGAGGAAGACTCGTCGGAGGACGGGCACGATGTGCCCCTCGAAGAGGCTGGGAACGGAGATGTCGACACGGCACGAGGTGATCTGTCGGAAGCGAACGATGGATCTGTCGCCGAGGATTCCGCCGTGGCGGTCGACAGTTCCGAATCGACGGGGGAATCCGGTCAGACTGACGGGGAATCCGCCGATGAGGAACCCGCCGAGGAAGGCCCCGCTGATGCGGAATCCGCCGAGGAAAGCTCTGCTGATCAGAAATCCGCCGATCACGGTCTCGGCGAAGATGACTCCGCCGACGAGAGCGACCACCAGCCCACGACGATGGAGGACTTCCTATGA
- the rad50 gene encoding DNA double-strand break repair ATPase Rad50, with protein MRFQRLRLRNFKCYHDADVTLDRGVTVIHGLNGSGKSSLLEGTFFALYGTGGIDRTLDDIVTIGEEEAEIELWFAHDGAEYHLRRRIRATGEQATQPDCVLEGPDETFDGVNDVEAAVTRMLRMDADAFVNSAFVRQGEINKLINATPSSRQAMIDRLLQLGTLETYRERAAEARLGVGTLLDHWEGRLESLDAQISEKEDRELFSVKSRLESELSDVDAEIERFEENKAEAESTLDEATSVLESAEEAKADLEEVRERIETIREAIAETEAERSDLEDEVIEHREAIDDLDGRIEALVAETDLETVSESAIAAQRETLVEERETLQEDIMDVRDAVTENVQRAERLRETADERESRAEQKREEAAELADTAETAASRIEQLESRLDDVTESIEDRRAQFDDAPVEVGAADDLVQSVADELEALEAERGELRESLATARSRVEDARELLAEGNCPECGQPVEGSPHVESLEDYEDRVDELEADISEVEDAIEATEDRLDRAEALATAERDIDRLEDEKADVESMLEDRRATVEEKRDRATELRAAADELESAAEEARTEAEAAQQDADEARERIGELNEARASRKERIDVLDDIAEALDSRTDHEDAIERLRDERQSLADRNEERRDHLATARERKLELEETFDEARIETAREERNRAKEYLADVESELATLRERRDSLQGQIGAVENAIEELETLREERESVAERVDALESLYEENSDLESMYGDLRAELRQQNVARLESLLNETFDLIYQNDSYARIELNGRYELTVYQKDGEPLEPEQLSGGERALFNLSLRTAIYRLLAEGIDGAAPMPPLILDEPTVFLDSGHVSQLVSLVESMRRLGVEQIIVVSHDDELVGAADDVIRVEKDATTNRSHVDRVTTATLDAA; from the coding sequence ATGAGATTCCAGCGTCTCCGCCTGCGGAACTTCAAGTGCTATCACGACGCGGACGTCACCCTCGACCGGGGAGTGACCGTCATCCACGGGTTGAACGGCAGCGGCAAATCTTCCCTGCTCGAGGGGACCTTTTTCGCCCTCTACGGGACGGGTGGTATCGATCGGACGCTCGACGATATCGTCACCATCGGCGAGGAGGAAGCGGAGATCGAACTCTGGTTCGCTCACGACGGTGCCGAGTATCATCTCCGCCGGCGGATCCGCGCGACGGGTGAGCAGGCGACCCAACCCGACTGCGTGCTGGAGGGCCCTGATGAGACCTTCGACGGAGTGAACGACGTCGAGGCGGCAGTGACCCGGATGCTCCGGATGGACGCCGACGCCTTCGTCAACTCGGCGTTCGTCCGGCAGGGTGAAATCAACAAACTGATCAACGCGACCCCCTCCTCGCGGCAGGCGATGATCGACCGTCTCCTGCAACTCGGGACGCTGGAGACCTACCGAGAGCGGGCGGCGGAGGCGCGACTCGGTGTCGGGACCCTCCTGGACCACTGGGAGGGCCGACTCGAATCGCTCGACGCCCAGATCTCCGAGAAAGAAGACCGAGAGCTGTTCTCGGTCAAGTCCCGACTCGAGAGCGAACTGTCCGACGTCGACGCGGAGATCGAGCGTTTCGAGGAGAACAAGGCGGAAGCCGAGTCCACCCTCGACGAGGCGACGTCCGTCCTGGAATCCGCCGAGGAGGCAAAGGCGGACCTCGAGGAGGTGCGCGAACGGATCGAAACCATCCGCGAGGCAATCGCCGAGACGGAAGCGGAACGGTCGGATCTCGAAGACGAAGTGATCGAGCATCGGGAGGCCATCGACGACCTGGACGGACGCATCGAGGCACTCGTCGCAGAAACGGATCTCGAAACAGTCTCGGAATCGGCCATCGCAGCGCAACGAGAGACGCTGGTCGAGGAACGGGAGACGCTTCAGGAGGACATCATGGACGTCCGCGACGCGGTCACCGAGAACGTCCAGCGTGCCGAGCGACTCCGCGAGACGGCCGACGAACGCGAATCGCGGGCGGAGCAGAAACGCGAGGAAGCCGCCGAACTGGCCGACACAGCGGAGACGGCCGCGTCCCGCATCGAGCAACTCGAGTCGCGACTGGACGACGTCACCGAGTCGATCGAAGACCGACGAGCGCAGTTCGACGACGCCCCGGTCGAGGTCGGTGCGGCGGACGACCTGGTACAATCGGTCGCGGACGAACTCGAGGCACTCGAGGCGGAGCGCGGCGAACTCAGGGAGTCACTCGCGACGGCCCGTTCCCGCGTCGAGGACGCACGGGAACTCCTCGCAGAGGGGAACTGTCCCGAGTGTGGCCAACCGGTCGAGGGATCGCCTCACGTCGAATCGCTGGAGGACTACGAAGACCGTGTCGACGAACTCGAAGCGGACATCTCGGAGGTGGAGGACGCGATAGAAGCCACCGAAGATCGACTCGACCGGGCGGAAGCGTTGGCAACGGCCGAGCGCGATATCGACCGACTCGAGGACGAAAAAGCGGACGTCGAGTCGATGCTCGAGGACCGTCGCGCGACCGTCGAGGAGAAGCGCGACCGCGCGACGGAACTGCGAGCGGCGGCCGACGAACTCGAATCGGCAGCCGAGGAGGCCCGAACGGAGGCCGAGGCGGCCCAGCAGGACGCCGACGAAGCACGCGAACGCATCGGCGAACTGAACGAGGCCCGGGCGAGCCGCAAAGAACGGATCGACGTCCTCGACGACATCGCCGAGGCGCTCGACAGTCGTACCGACCACGAGGACGCCATCGAACGACTGCGAGACGAACGGCAATCGCTCGCTGACCGAAACGAGGAGCGGCGTGACCATCTCGCCACGGCACGGGAACGCAAACTGGAACTTGAGGAGACCTTCGACGAGGCCAGAATCGAGACGGCGCGCGAAGAGCGGAACCGAGCGAAGGAGTACCTGGCGGACGTCGAATCGGAACTGGCGACGCTCAGGGAGCGACGAGACAGCCTCCAGGGACAGATCGGTGCCGTCGAGAACGCTATCGAGGAACTCGAGACGCTCCGGGAGGAACGCGAGTCGGTGGCCGAACGGGTCGATGCCCTCGAATCGCTCTACGAGGAGAACAGCGACCTCGAATCGATGTACGGCGACCTCAGGGCGGAACTCCGCCAGCAGAACGTCGCCCGCCTCGAGAGCCTCCTCAACGAGACCTTCGACCTCATTTATCAGAACGACTCGTACGCGCGCATCGAGTTGAACGGCAGATACGAACTCACGGTCTACCAGAAGGACGGCGAACCCCTCGAACCCGAGCAACTCTCCGGCGGCGAGCGAGCGTTGTTCAACCTCAGTCTCCGCACCGCCATCTATCGGTTGCTGGCCGAGGGGATCGACGGTGCCGCCCCGATGCCGCCGCTTATCCTCGACGAACCGACGGTCTTTCTCGACTCGGGACACGTCTCGCAACTCGTCTCACTCGTCGAGTCGATGCGACGACTCGGGGTCGAGCAGATCATCGTGGTGAGCCACGACGACGAACTCGTGGGCGCGGCCGACGACGTCATCCGGGTGGAGAAGGACGCGACGACCAACCGTTCACACGTCGACCGCGTCACGACCGCTACCCTGGACGCCGCCTGA
- a CDS encoding DNA-directed DNA polymerase, with the protein MSNADLSAFTETDEGNSTTDEREAEAVAVAGDADPVVNEILTAEADALPPVSETVDLAVTQVNYTVEGEGERERPVIHVFGRTGENEAEHVRVHGFRPYFYAPSDSVTDDDLAREGLTGSEDGYESIRGEPLTKIFGKTPRDVGSVRDYFDHYEADILFPNRFLIDKDITTGIRVPDRRADDGSIYVHHEEVEPTEADAALRINTFDIEVDDRSGFPEDGEEPIVCLTSHDSFRDEYVAWLFEAPEGGTAAPDTITDLDLLDGDREIDVRAFEAETDMIDAFLEYLDETDPDVMTGWNFADFDAPYLLDRMDVLGMDPDRLSRVDEVWRSDWQGPNVKGRVVFDLLYGYQRTQFSELDSYRLDAVAEEELGVGKERYAGDIGTLWEDDPERLLEYNVRDVELCVEIDRKQDIVEFWREVAGFVGCKLEDATTPGDAVDMYVLHNVHGEFVLPSKGQQESEAYEGGAVFDPITGVREMVTVLDLKSLYPMCMVTINASPETKVDPDAYDGATYRAPNGTHFRKEPDGVIRAMVDELLAERDEKKALRNEYDPDSDEYDVYDRQQAAVKVIMNSLYGVLGWERFRLYDKEMGAAVTATGRDVIEYTETAANERDKEVIYGDTDSVMLELGNDVTPEAAIEQSFDLEEYINDSYDDFASDRLNAEDHRFQIEFEKLYRRFFQAGKKKRYAGHIIWKEGKEVDDIDITGFEYKRSDIAPITKEVQKTVIERIVREGDIEGVKEYVHEIIERFRSGDVDLEEIGIPGGIGKRLNNYDTDTAHVRGAKYANLLLGTNFQRGSKPKRLYLEKVHPEYFRRLESERPDLEEDPLYLDFKRDPDVICYEFADQIPEEFEIDWDKMLDKTLKGPIARVLEALDISWQEVKNGQTQTGLGSYM; encoded by the coding sequence ATGAGCAACGCGGACCTCTCGGCGTTCACCGAGACGGACGAGGGGAACTCGACGACGGACGAACGGGAAGCGGAGGCGGTCGCCGTCGCTGGAGACGCCGACCCGGTCGTCAACGAGATCCTGACGGCCGAAGCCGATGCACTGCCCCCGGTCTCGGAGACCGTCGACCTCGCGGTGACGCAGGTCAACTACACCGTCGAGGGGGAGGGCGAACGGGAACGCCCCGTCATCCACGTCTTCGGTCGCACTGGTGAGAACGAAGCGGAACACGTTCGCGTCCACGGGTTCCGGCCGTACTTCTACGCGCCGTCTGACTCCGTCACGGACGACGACCTCGCACGAGAGGGCCTGACGGGAAGCGAAGACGGGTACGAGAGCATCCGCGGCGAACCCCTCACGAAGATATTCGGTAAAACGCCTCGCGACGTGGGCAGCGTCCGGGATTACTTCGACCATTACGAGGCGGACATTCTCTTTCCGAATCGGTTCCTTATCGACAAGGACATCACGACCGGGATCCGCGTCCCGGACCGTCGGGCGGACGACGGGTCCATCTACGTCCACCACGAGGAAGTGGAACCGACCGAGGCGGACGCGGCCCTTCGGATCAACACCTTCGACATCGAGGTCGACGACAGGTCCGGGTTCCCCGAAGACGGCGAGGAGCCCATCGTGTGTCTGACGAGCCACGACAGTTTCCGCGACGAATACGTCGCCTGGTTGTTCGAGGCGCCCGAGGGAGGGACGGCCGCACCGGATACCATCACCGACCTGGATCTGCTCGATGGGGACCGGGAGATCGACGTCCGGGCGTTCGAGGCGGAGACCGACATGATCGATGCCTTCCTCGAGTACCTCGACGAGACCGACCCGGACGTCATGACGGGGTGGAACTTCGCGGACTTCGACGCCCCGTACCTTCTCGACCGGATGGACGTCCTCGGGATGGATCCCGACCGGCTCTCCCGGGTCGACGAGGTGTGGCGCAGCGATTGGCAGGGCCCCAACGTCAAGGGGCGAGTCGTCTTCGACCTGCTGTACGGGTACCAGCGGACGCAGTTCTCCGAACTCGACTCCTACCGGCTGGACGCGGTTGCCGAGGAGGAACTGGGCGTCGGGAAAGAACGGTACGCCGGGGATATCGGCACCCTCTGGGAAGACGACCCCGAACGACTGCTCGAGTACAACGTCCGGGACGTGGAACTGTGCGTCGAAATCGACCGAAAACAGGACATCGTGGAGTTCTGGCGGGAAGTCGCCGGGTTCGTCGGGTGTAAACTCGAGGACGCGACCACTCCTGGTGACGCGGTGGACATGTACGTCCTCCACAACGTCCACGGCGAGTTCGTCCTTCCATCGAAGGGCCAACAGGAGAGCGAGGCCTACGAGGGCGGAGCCGTCTTCGATCCCATCACGGGCGTCCGAGAGATGGTGACCGTCCTCGACCTGAAATCGCTGTACCCGATGTGTATGGTGACCATCAACGCCTCGCCGGAGACCAAGGTGGACCCCGACGCCTACGACGGTGCGACGTACCGGGCACCCAATGGAACCCACTTCCGGAAGGAGCCAGACGGAGTTATTCGAGCGATGGTCGACGAGTTACTGGCCGAACGGGACGAGAAGAAGGCCCTCCGGAACGAATACGATCCGGACAGCGACGAATACGACGTCTACGACCGCCAGCAGGCCGCCGTCAAAGTGATTATGAACAGCCTCTACGGGGTCCTGGGCTGGGAACGGTTCCGCCTCTACGACAAGGAGATGGGCGCGGCAGTGACCGCCACTGGCCGCGACGTGATCGAGTACACCGAGACCGCGGCGAACGAACGCGACAAGGAGGTCATCTACGGTGACACCGATTCGGTCATGCTGGAACTCGGGAACGACGTCACGCCCGAGGCGGCCATCGAGCAGTCCTTCGACCTCGAGGAGTACATCAACGATTCCTACGACGACTTCGCGAGCGACCGATTGAACGCCGAGGACCACCGCTTTCAGATCGAGTTCGAGAAGCTTTACCGCCGGTTCTTCCAGGCGGGCAAGAAAAAGCGGTACGCGGGCCACATCATCTGGAAGGAGGGAAAGGAGGTCGACGACATCGACATCACCGGGTTCGAGTACAAGCGCTCGGACATCGCTCCCATCACGAAGGAAGTCCAGAAGACGGTCATCGAACGCATCGTCAGAGAGGGCGACATCGAAGGGGTGAAAGAGTACGTCCACGAGATCATCGAACGGTTCCGGTCCGGGGACGTGGACCTGGAGGAAATCGGCATCCCCGGCGGTATCGGAAAGCGCCTGAACAATTACGATACGGATACTGCACACGTGCGCGGCGCGAAGTACGCGAACCTGCTACTCGGGACGAACTTTCAGCGTGGCAGCAAGCCAAAACGCCTCTATCTCGAAAAGGTCCATCCCGAGTACTTCCGACGTCTCGAATCGGAGCGGCCGGACCTCGAGGAGGACCCACTCTATCTCGATTTCAAGCGGGATCCGGACGTCATTTGTTACGAATTCGCCGACCAGATCCCCGAGGAGTTCGAGATCGACTGGGACAAGATGCTGGACAAGACGCTCAAAGGCCCCATCGCCCGTGTCCTCGAAGCGCTGGATATCTCGTGGCAGGAGGTCAAGAACGGGCAGACCCAGACCGGCCTCGGTAGTTACATGTAG
- a CDS encoding DJ-1/PfpI family protein, producing the protein MTGKKILMLVGDFGEDYETMVPFQALEMVGHEVDAVCPEKEAGDTVKTAIHDFRGDQTYLEERGHDFAVTATFDEIDPANYDALVVPGGRAPEYLRTYDAVLEVVRHFFETEKPVATLCHGPQILAAAGVLDGYEMTSYPAVRPEVEAAGCSWVDEVTRDRNLVTAQAWPDHPEWLAEFLDMLGTDIEQGPLGVAADD; encoded by the coding sequence ATGACTGGCAAGAAGATACTCATGCTCGTCGGCGATTTCGGCGAGGACTACGAGACGATGGTACCGTTCCAGGCACTCGAGATGGTCGGCCACGAGGTCGACGCGGTCTGTCCGGAGAAGGAGGCCGGTGACACGGTGAAGACCGCGATCCACGACTTCCGGGGCGACCAGACGTATCTCGAGGAGCGCGGTCACGACTTCGCGGTTACCGCGACGTTCGACGAGATCGATCCGGCCAACTACGACGCACTCGTCGTCCCGGGCGGACGGGCGCCGGAGTACCTCAGGACGTACGACGCGGTCCTCGAGGTGGTCCGGCACTTCTTCGAGACGGAGAAACCGGTGGCGACGCTCTGTCACGGGCCCCAGATCCTGGCCGCGGCCGGGGTCCTCGACGGCTACGAGATGACGTCCTATCCGGCGGTTCGACCCGAAGTCGAGGCTGCCGGCTGTAGCTGGGTCGACGAGGTCACTCGCGACCGGAACCTGGTGACCGCACAAGCCTGGCCGGACCACCCCGAGTGGCTGGCGGAGTTTTTGGACATGCTCGGCACAGACATCGAACAGGGGCCGCTGGGCGTGGCCGCTGACGACTGA
- a CDS encoding SDR family oxidoreductase produces MTRENPLDEKTAIVTGASAGIGAETVDALAEAGADVVLAARSEDRLEEIAETVATDHDVETLVVPTDVTDEDAVASLVSETVDHFGGLDVLVNNAGLARGSDVERLSTERYRHMMAVNTDGLFFTTREALPHLRDSAGHLIFIGSFAGKFPRPFNPIYAATKWWTRGFAKSVSADAGEDEVAVTVINPSEVRTEFYSEDGDPFEEQFDEGEVSEPEEIAAAVVFAAEQDHSMVSELDLYRRDKFSFF; encoded by the coding sequence ATGACACGCGAGAATCCCCTCGACGAGAAGACGGCTATCGTCACCGGAGCCTCAGCGGGAATCGGTGCGGAGACCGTGGACGCCCTCGCCGAAGCGGGAGCCGACGTCGTTCTCGCCGCCCGTAGCGAGGATCGACTCGAGGAAATCGCCGAGACGGTAGCGACGGACCACGACGTCGAAACGCTGGTCGTACCGACCGACGTCACGGACGAGGACGCCGTCGCGTCGCTCGTCTCGGAGACGGTCGACCACTTCGGTGGACTCGACGTCCTCGTCAACAATGCGGGACTCGCACGGGGAAGCGACGTCGAACGTCTCTCGACGGAACGCTACCGGCACATGATGGCCGTCAACACGGACGGGCTGTTCTTCACGACGCGCGAAGCGCTTCCCCATCTGCGTGACTCGGCCGGCCACCTCATCTTCATCGGGAGTTTCGCGGGCAAGTTCCCCCGGCCGTTCAATCCCATCTATGCGGCCACCAAGTGGTGGACTCGCGGCTTCGCGAAGAGCGTCTCGGCGGATGCGGGCGAGGACGAGGTCGCCGTGACCGTCATCAATCCGTCGGAGGTACGGACCGAGTTCTACTCGGAGGACGGCGACCCCTTCGAAGAACAGTTCGACGAGGGCGAGGTCTCCGAACCGGAGGAAATCGCCGCGGCCGTGGTCTTCGCCGCCGAACAGGACCATTCGATGGTATCAGAACTGGACCTGTACCGCCGCGACAAGTTCTCGTTCTTCTGA
- a CDS encoding ABC transporter ATP-binding protein, translating into MATLELKNVHATVEDADEQILNGVDLTVSSGEIHALMGPNGSGKSTTAKVIAGHPAYEVTEGEILLHLEDGDFDEIEIPEDARTWNLLDLEPHERAALGVFLGFQYPAEIEGVTLTNFLRTALNAKIEEREELLYGEDEAEDEAEGEGYDTDPRQGIQDDGAIDVASFQKILQEKMELLDMDAKFAQRYLNAGFSGGEKKQNEVLQAALLEPVVAVLDEIDSGLDIDRLQDVSHGINALRDEQDTGILQITHYQRILDYVEPDTVHIMLDGRIVKEGDASLAEQLEDKGYDWVRDEVYSTA; encoded by the coding sequence ATGGCTACCTTAGAACTCAAGAACGTCCACGCAACGGTCGAAGACGCGGACGAACAGATCCTCAACGGCGTCGATCTGACCGTCTCGAGCGGCGAGATCCACGCGTTGATGGGTCCCAACGGGAGTGGCAAGTCGACGACGGCGAAGGTTATCGCCGGACACCCGGCCTACGAGGTTACCGAGGGCGAGATCCTCCTGCACCTCGAGGACGGCGACTTCGACGAGATCGAGATTCCCGAGGATGCGCGAACCTGGAACCTCCTCGACCTCGAACCGCACGAGCGCGCGGCACTGGGTGTGTTCCTCGGCTTCCAGTATCCGGCCGAAATCGAAGGCGTCACACTCACGAACTTCCTTCGCACAGCGCTCAACGCGAAGATCGAAGAGCGCGAGGAGCTCCTCTACGGCGAGGACGAGGCCGAAGACGAAGCGGAAGGAGAAGGGTACGATACCGACCCCCGACAGGGCATCCAGGACGATGGCGCCATCGACGTGGCCTCGTTCCAGAAGATACTCCAGGAGAAGATGGAGCTTCTCGACATGGACGCGAAGTTCGCGCAACGATACCTCAACGCCGGGTTCTCCGGCGGCGAGAAGAAGCAAAACGAGGTCCTCCAGGCCGCCCTCCTCGAACCGGTGGTGGCCGTCCTCGACGAGATCGACTCCGGTCTCGATATCGACCGACTCCAGGACGTCTCGCACGGCATCAATGCCCTCCGCGACGAACAGGACACGGGAATCCTCCAGATCACCCACTACCAGCGGATCCTGGACTACGTCGAACCCGACACCGTTCACATCATGCTCGACGGACGCATCGTCAAGGAGGGCGACGCCAGCCTCGCCGAGCAACTCGAAGACAAGGGCTACGACTGGGTCCGTGACGAAGTCTACAGCACCGCATAA
- the sufB gene encoding Fe-S cluster assembly protein SufB has protein sequence MSSEDDLQETDTEARFAFKKEEASAFQSEKGLTEETIRAISEDKDEPQWMLDRRLRALEQYHKMPMPTDWPGQPDLSELDVEEIVPYIRPDIETRGGADSWDDLPDDIKDTFDKLGIPEAEKEALSGVGAQYESEIVYQNMQEQWEKKGVIFMDMDKAVREHPEIVKEYFMTKAVPPSDNKFAALHGAVWSGGSFVYIPEDVTVGMPIQAYFRMNSEGMGQFEHTLIIAEPGSEVHYIEGCSAPQYGIHNLHSGAVEVFVKEDAHVQYSTVQNWSKNTFNLNTKRAIAEKGGRMEWVSGSMGSKATMLYPCTILKGRGASDNHITIAFAGEGQDIDTGAKVYHNAPETKSTIESKSISKDGGRTNYRGLVHISDGAENSSTSVECDALMFDNESTSDTMPYMEINESKVDVAHEATVGKIGDEDVFYLQSRGLDDDDAKQMIVAGFIEPITEELPIEYAVELNRLIELEMEGSLG, from the coding sequence ATGAGTTCCGAGGACGACCTACAAGAGACCGATACCGAAGCGCGATTCGCCTTCAAGAAGGAGGAAGCTTCGGCATTCCAGTCAGAGAAGGGGCTGACCGAGGAGACCATCCGTGCGATCTCCGAGGACAAAGACGAGCCACAGTGGATGCTCGACCGCCGTCTGCGTGCCCTCGAACAGTACCACAAGATGCCCATGCCGACGGACTGGCCGGGCCAACCCGACCTGTCCGAACTCGACGTCGAGGAGATCGTTCCCTACATCCGCCCCGATATCGAGACCCGCGGTGGGGCCGATTCCTGGGACGACCTTCCCGACGACATCAAGGACACCTTCGACAAACTCGGCATCCCCGAAGCCGAAAAAGAGGCGCTCTCCGGCGTCGGCGCGCAGTACGAGTCGGAGATCGTCTACCAGAACATGCAAGAGCAGTGGGAGAAGAAGGGCGTCATCTTCATGGACATGGACAAGGCGGTCCGGGAGCACCCCGAGATCGTCAAGGAGTACTTCATGACGAAGGCGGTGCCCCCGAGTGACAACAAATTCGCCGCCCTCCACGGCGCCGTCTGGTCCGGCGGCTCGTTCGTCTACATTCCCGAAGACGTTACGGTAGGGATGCCGATCCAGGCGTACTTCCGGATGAACTCAGAGGGAATGGGGCAGTTCGAGCACACCCTCATCATCGCTGAGCCCGGCTCGGAAGTCCACTACATCGAGGGTTGTTCGGCCCCGCAGTACGGCATCCACAACCTGCACTCTGGGGCCGTCGAGGTCTTCGTCAAGGAGGACGCACACGTCCAGTACTCGACCGTGCAGAACTGGTCGAAGAACACGTTCAACCTGAACACCAAGCGCGCCATCGCCGAGAAGGGTGGCCGCATGGAGTGGGTCTCCGGCAGCATGGGCTCGAAAGCGACCATGCTCTACCCCTGTACCATTCTCAAGGGCCGGGGCGCCTCCGACAACCACATCACCATCGCCTTCGCGGGCGAGGGACAGGACATCGACACTGGGGCAAAAGTCTACCACAACGCGCCGGAAACGAAGTCCACCATCGAATCCAAGTCCATCAGCAAGGACGGTGGTCGCACCAACTACCGCGGCCTCGTCCACATCAGCGACGGAGCCGAGAACTCCTCGACGAGCGTCGAGTGTGACGCCCTGATGTTCGACAACGAATCCACCTCGGACACCATGCCGTACATGGAGATCAACGAGTCGAAGGTGGACGTCGCCCACGAAGCGACGGTCGGCAAGATCGGCGACGAGGACGTCTTCTACCTCCAGAGTCGCGGCCTCGACGACGACGACGCCAAACAGATGATCGTCGCTGGCTTCATCGAGCCCATCACCGAAGAACTGCCAATCGAATACGCCGTCGAGCTCAACCGTCTCATCGAGCTCGAGATGGAGGGAAGCCTCGGGTAA